Sequence from the Janthinobacterium lividum genome:
GCCAGGTACTGGACGCTTCGCCGCTGCTGCACCAGCTGCTGGCCGAGGCCGTGACGGTGGATGGCTTGTATGCGGAACAATCGCGGGCCGGACGACTGATGGCCTTGCTGCTCGATGAAATTGCCGCCGCCCGCCCCCTGCCCTTGAGCGCGCCCCTGCCGCAGCAGCCCCGGCTGGCGCACCTGTGCATGGAATTGCTGCGGCAACCGAGCCTGGACAGCAGCCTGGATGCGATGGCGGCGCAAGCCGGCATGAGCCGGCGCACCTTTACGCGCCAGTTCCGCGCCCAGACGGGGCTGGCCTTTGCCCAGTGGCGCCAGCAAGCGTGCCTGCTGGCGGCCATCACGCGGCTGGCGGACGGGCAAGCCGTCACCCGCGTGGCGCTCGACCTCGGCTACGCCAGCCCCAGCGCCTTCACGGCCGCCTTCCGCCGCGTGCTGGGCCAGGCACCCAGCGATTATTTAGCCTAGGAAATGATGGCGGCGATGCGATGCGCCAACGCCTGCGCCAGTATCTGCACATGGTAACCATCGACAAAACCATGGTGGGCTTGTGCGGAAAACGGCACCCGCATGCGGCCGTCCTCCTGCGCGGGGCCGAACTTGCCCCAGGTAAAGGTCGGTATGTCGGCATCGCGGTGGCGGTGGATCGGGTGTTCGATGGCCGCCAGTT
This genomic interval carries:
- a CDS encoding AraC family transcriptional regulator, whose amino-acid sequence is MDDFYTEVPRPLIATARDYASGAMFPSHSHARGQFAYAARGVISVHTPQGNWLVPPQCACWVPAQLSHGMRMHGAVTMHNVFIDAPAIAGMGLPSHCQVLDASPLLHQLLAEAVTVDGLYAEQSRAGRLMALLLDEIAAARPLPLSAPLPQQPRLAHLCMELLRQPSLDSSLDAMAAQAGMSRRTFTRQFRAQTGLAFAQWRQQACLLAAITRLADGQAVTRVALDLGYASPSAFTAAFRRVLGQAPSDYLA